CGACGAGGTCGTGCACTCGGCACGCCAACGACTCGAGTTCGTCGAGCGACGCCGATCCCCCGCGTCGGACGTTGAACCGGACAGCCCGTACACCGAGGCCGTCCAACTCGGCGATCCGATCGTCAGGCGTGTCGGCCGGAATCTGGGTGACACCGACGAAACATCCGGGCAGAGTCGCCAGAGCGTCGAGGAGATACGTCTGGTCGAATGCCTGGAACGACCCGGAGACGACCGCCCCACCCCGCACCCCCAAGTCTCGGACTCGGCTCGCATAGTCCGCAGCGGTGAACGCCGGCGGCAGGTATCCGTTGTTCTCGACGAGCGGGAATCGCGGATCCACGATGTGCAGGTGGGCGTCGAACAGTCTGCGGGTCATCGCGTTCGGACGATCCTCGAACGCCCCACGACGAAGTGCTCCTCTTGTGGAGCTGCGAGCATGCGGTCGAGGGTCCGGCGGTCGAACGGCCACAGGTCGATGCCCGAACCGGTCTGGTACCAGGAGTTGCAGCCGGTGTTCCAGACAGTCGGCTCCATCGCCTCGGCCACCTGCGCGTTGAACTCGGCCGTCGCCTCCTCGGTCACCTCGACCTCGTCGACGTCGCCGGACCGGAACCTCTCCAACCACGCGATGATGTACGTCGCAGTCTTCGATGCGGAGTGCTGCAGTGAAATCGAACCGGTCGGAGAGTTGGGGCCGAGAACCGTGAACAGGTTCGGGAAGCCGGGGATCGCGGTCATCCGGTAGGCTCGCGGACCGTCGCTCCAGACGTCGTCGAGCTTCACTCCGTCACGTCCGACGACGTTCATCGGACGCATGTAGTCGTGCGCACGGAAGCCGGTCGCCAGAACGATCACGTCCACGTCATGGGTACGACCGTCCTCGGTGACGATGCCGCCATGGACAACTCGGTTGATGCCCGAACTGACCACTTCGGTGTTGCGTGCGTTGATCGCCCGGTAATACGACCCCGACAGCACTTGGCGTTTGCACAGCGGCTCGTAGTCAGGGGTGAGCTGATCGCGCAGCGCTCCCGATCCCACCTGCGCACGTAGTGAGATCTCTGCGTACTTCTGCACGGCGCGCCGACGCCAGGTCGGCTTCGTGACGACGTCGACGAGGATTCCCGCTCCTTTCAGCAGGACACTGTGCAGCGCG
This genomic window from Gordonia sp. PDNC005 contains:
- a CDS encoding NAD(P)/FAD-dependent oxidoreductase; amino-acid sequence: MSGRREPRIVVIGAGVAGITTAHHLDRAGFTDFVVLEKGSDVGGVWYWNHYPGLTCDVPSEIYQFAFAPKPDWSRIWATGPQIQQYHRDVVEQFGLADRIRLDTEVVSTVFDDVSGEWTVSTSAGDVHVADFVICATGVLHNPAYPDIDGLDTFDGPVVHTARWDDDLVTAGRRIAVLGTGSTGVQVVSALQPEAASVTHFVRSPQWILWAPMHLPAVPGVAKLFRAAPSVQDALHSVLLKGAGILVDVVTKPTWRRRAVQKYAEISLRAQVGSGALRDQLTPDYEPLCKRQVLSGSYYRAINARNTEVVSSGINRVVHGGIVTEDGRTHDVDVIVLATGFRAHDYMRPMNVVGRDGVKLDDVWSDGPRAYRMTAIPGFPNLFTVLGPNSPTGSISLQHSASKTATYIIAWLERFRSGDVDEVEVTEEATAEFNAQVAEAMEPTVWNTGCNSWYQTGSGIDLWPFDRRTLDRMLAAPQEEHFVVGRSRIVRTR
- a CDS encoding amidohydrolase family protein, which gives rise to MTRRLFDAHLHIVDPRFPLVENNGYLPPAFTAADYASRVRDLGVRGGAVVSGSFQAFDQTYLLDALATLPGCFVGVTQIPADTPDDRIAELDGLGVRAVRFNVRRGGSASLDELESLACRVHDLVGWHSELYIDSNDLAALAPMLRRLPAISIDHLGLSADGFTDLLRLVGAGVRVKATGFGRIELDPVAAMRAIVDVDPGALMVGTDLPSTRAPRPFLDTDLDLVREAVGDDLIDDVLWSNAARWYRV